Part of the Quercus robur chromosome 5, dhQueRobu3.1, whole genome shotgun sequence genome, CCACATGTAATTCATTGGTCAGGAATCAAGACTCTTTCTCTGCCATAATATTTCCTACCCCACAAGAATATTCTTCAAACATAAGTTACATTCTCTAGTTTTTCCATTAAATGATAACATATTTATGTAAGCAATTGAAAAGGAGGGATTAATTTCCACTATTATGTCgacactataaatttaaaaatgaaattatgaagAGAGAAGCAAGCATACCTCAACAGCAAAGCTTGTAAGCATTATCTCTTTTGCATTAGAGAACCCTATTAGAAGGGTATACATGCGGTTAGCAACTAGTCTTGGTCTTGTTCTAGAGCCACAAACATTAATGTATGCCTCTACAAGTAAGGCTAACTTATGTAAAGAATATTCATTGAAGAATTCACCAGTGTAGTAAAAACTTTCGAGACTAACTCCCAAAATCGTAACCTGACAATTATCCGAATCACTCCACCTTTTCTTATAAGGGTCTTGTATCATCAAGGAGGAAAGCTTGGGAGCACAAATACTCACAACCTTGAGATTCATCCAGCGGCAATCATCTAAACACAACTCCTCAAGGACTGGAAAACCAGAAAATAGCTTTTGGGTTGAGTGCTCATCAGAAAAGCTAACACCCTTAAGAACTAAGATTTTGAGCTTTGACAAACAAATTGTAGGAGGAAGTTTAAGGATACAAGGCATAGTAAGATCTAACTTTGTTAGTGTCACACAAGTAAACAAGCAATGAGGCAATGAAAATGGTTCTTGAATGTTGGAAAGGCAAATTTGCAACTCTTGAACATTATGCTTTACTGCGCAGAGATCCATGTATTAACACAAGATGCATCATGTTGCACTAGAAAATAGAGAGTGAACTTTTTTATATTAGAGACGTGAAGAAGAAGCACTCTTTCcacaaaattcaagaaaagtgTTCTATCATAATGCAGCCTTTGTTGAAAGTCAAGATTAGGAATGCATGTCCATAGGTTTTCCCACCTTTTAGAAAGCATGCTTGTTCTTATAGCATCTATTGTTGGAAGTAAGGAAAGTATGTGTCGAAGAATCTCCTCAGGTAAATTGTCTAAGTTTTTTCTGTCCTCATCAATATCTTGTTCTTCATTTAACTTCAGCCTTTTGGGTTCTTGAATAAGGGCACTTTCATCCATTTGCAGATGGTTTGCAAGATACTAAATATTAAGAATACTGTTGTGaaccagaaaaataaaaagataacttaGTCGATTTGAGGTGACTAACCTCCTCAACTTGAGAGGGATAATAgaatttttggtttaatttctgCTTGCTTCATTCATAATTCCTACTTACATAAATACTAGTGAGGAGATAATCCTCATCACAACAAATTCCTAAAATATAGGATCCAACTCCTATTGGAATTGAAATACAAATACTAATCCTAATTTATTGCAGAAATTCTCATCCTAATCTACTGCAGAACCTTATTTGAAATCAAGAGCTTTATTTGAATTCAACTAGAAAACCAACATCCTTATCTTCTTAGATTGTTATTCACTTGCAATGCAATTTCCTTTTGGTGTTGTCTGAACCATAACAAATACTTTGTCAGCTATAGCAATATCTATCAAATGTTGTTATAGAAAACTCAGTAAAAAAAGAGTGAGGTACAAACATTCAGCTAAAAACATAAGctattccaaaattttcaacatttCAAAATCTTGACTAGATTGACTAGTCCCTACACAAAAAACACTCCCATGAGTCCCattatatattcatatatttggATGGATCTTATTTGCATTTCTGTTCTTTTTTATACATCTTAAGTGGgggagggggatttgaaccaTGAACGCCGTGGTTGGAAATACCTGGAAGTTTCAGTTGACCTAAAGGTCATAAATAGATCTAATATGCATTTCTAACACAACCAAAATTGAGAAAGTAACAGGAAATTCAGAACTGTGCGCTTCAGTCAACGGATAAACCATCAACATTAGTgatcttaggttttttttttttttttttttgttccaatttt contains:
- the LOC126728731 gene encoding FBD-associated F-box protein At4g10400-like; translation: MDLCAVKHNVQELQICLSNIQEPFSLPHCLFTCVTLTKLDLTMPCILKLPPTICLSKLKILVLKGVSFSDEHSTQKLFSGFPVLEELCLDDCRWMNLKVVSICAPKLSSLMIQDPYKKRWSDSDNCQVTILGVSLESFYYTGEFFNEYSLHKLALLVEAYINVCGSRTRPRLVANRMYTLLIGFSNAKEIMLTSFAVEGVSLSTDCEKVDSILDPVPPCFLSQLKCIKVGYYNGDEKELSAVKILLKNAVALDRIVISFSKNFAGYLEKRGKLFLFQQAYAVEPERTTFERYKPRSTASTLFSFAVRISMLHQSKISAFYGI